A region from the Lolium perenne isolate Kyuss_39 chromosome 4, Kyuss_2.0, whole genome shotgun sequence genome encodes:
- the LOC127295761 gene encoding small ribosomal subunit protein eS7, with amino-acid sequence MYTARKKIQKDKGVEPSEIEETVAQALFDLENGNTELKSDLKDLYINTALQLDIVGNRKAVVIHVPYRLRKAFKKIHVRLVRELEKKFSGKDVVFVATRKIVRPPKKGSAVQRPRTRTLTAVHDGILEDVVYPAEIVGKRIRYRLDGAKVIKIYLDPKERNNTEYKLETFSAVYRKLCGKEVVFEYPVTESA; translated from the exons ATGTACACCGCCAGGAAGAAGATCCAGAAGGACAAGGGCGTCGAGCCCTCCGAGATCGAGGAGACCGTCGCGCAG GCTTTGTTCGATCTGGAGAACGGCAACACTGAGCTCAAGAGCGACCTCAAGGACCTCTACATCAACACTGCTCT CCAGTTGGATATCGTTGGGAACAGGAAGGCCGTGGTCATCCATGTGCCCTACCGTCTGCGCAAGGCCTTCAAGAAGATCCATGTCAGGCTCGTCAGGGAGCTCGAGAAGAAGTTCAGCGGCAAG GATGTGGTTTTTGTCGCAACAAGAAAAATTGTGAGGCCCCCCAAGAAGGGTTCCGCTGTTCAGCGCCCCCGCACCAGAACTCTGACAGCTGTCCATGATGGTATCTTGGAGGATGTTGTGTACCCTGCTGAGATTGTGGGGAAGCGTATCAGATACCGTTTGGATGGTGCCAAGGTCATCAAG ATCTACTTGGACCCAAAGGAGCGCAACAACACTGAATACAAGCTGGAGACCTTCTCTGCAGTCTACCGCAAGCTTTGCGGAAAGGAGGTCGTCTTTGAGTACCCAGTGACCGAATCGGCTTAA
- the LOC127295760 gene encoding LEAF RUST 10 DISEASE-RESISTANCEUS RECEPTOR-LIKE PROTEIN KINASE-like 2.5, whose product MRPVTSLLLLPILASLQQLATAAGDAGCPQATCGNFTLAYPFWLAGQGQDVSSCGPPAFRLTCNVNGSASDGAFLGSSYMRVLSIDYGNRSLVAVHTLLAADTTCTVLFNMSSAFAITDRFRISRRNREAYMLSRCQERRPPPGAVAVTNCTGNSSGIYVYLGGSYDTSQPPANGGSCEISNFPVLGSEPAADMTAANYRRLIKGGFLVEWEPVGDCDACKASGGRCRYDASTANFACLCSDSSMRPSTCDNNQNRKLILVVSLSTAASLVFACLAYLMYRQKRKIISAVRRIYSSNTSITEEMLRECGSLALKRYMYSDLKKITRSFKDELGEGGYGVVYKGSLRDGKIVAVKLLKGSKGNGEDFLNEVMSIGRTSHVNIVGLLGFCLEGSHRALVYEYMSNGSLQKHIHSETSKRAIGWETFQKIAIGIARGLEYLHQGCNTQIIHFDIKPNNILLDHEYCPKIADFGLAKLCHLKDSVLSMAEMRGTVGFIAPEVFSRGFGVVSTKSDVYSYGMMLLEMVQEKKILKGNADNSSETYFPHWVYDRLARDLHGFEVTHGTEEVVRKMSMVGLWCIQMTPESRPSMSRVIEMLERNIAELEMPPRPFFCSSEYSTNASSYASVQVMMPST is encoded by the exons ATGCGTCCAGTTACCTCGTTGCTACTCTTACCGATCTTGGCCTCCCTGCAGCAGCTGGCAACCGCCGCCGGAGACGCAGGCTGCCCGCAGGCGACATGCGGGAACTTCACCTTGGCATACCCGTTCTGGCTGGCCGGCCAGGGCCAGGACGTGTCATCCTGCGGCCCGCCGGCGTTCCGGCTCACTTGCAACGTTAACGGCTCCGCGTCGGACGGCGCTTTCCTGGGAAGCTCCTACATGAGGGTCCTCAGCATCGACTACGGCAACCGCTCCCTCGTCGCCGTCCACACCCTCCTGGCCGCCGACACGACGTGCACCGTCCTGTTCAACATGTCCTCCGCCTTCGCCATCACGGATAGGTTCAGAATCAGCCGGAGAAACCGGGAGGCCTACATGCTGTCCAGGTGCCAAGAGAGGCGGCCGCCGCCCGGTGCGGTCGCGGTCACCAACTGCACCGGCAATAGCAGCGGCATATACGTGTACCTCGGGGGAAGCTACGACACGAGCCAGCCGCCGGCGAATGGAGGGAGCTGCGAGATCAGCAACTTTCCGGTGCTCGGGTCGGAGCCGGCGGCAGACATGACGGCGGCCAATTATAGACGGCTCATAAAGGGCGGGTTCTTGGTGGAATGGGAGCCCGTCGGCGACTGCGACGCCTGCAAAGCGAGCGGCGGGCGGTGCCGCTACGATGCCAGCACGGCGAACTTCGCGTGCCTCTGCTCGGACAGCAGCATGCGCCCATCGACTTGCG ATAATAATCAGAATAGGAAGCTCATTTTGGTAG TTTCTCTGTCTACTGCGGCTAGTTTGGTTTTCGCCTGCCTTGCTTACCTGATGTACCGTCAGAAGCGAAAAATCATATCAGCAGTCCGCAGAATTTACTCTAGCAATACATCGATCACAGAAGAAATGTTAAGAGAATGTGGATCTCTTGCTCTGAAAAGGTACATGTACTCGGATCTGAAGAAGATAACAAGATCATTCAAGGACGAGCTAGGAGAAGGTGGATATGGCGTGGTGTACAAGGGGAGCCTGCGAGATGGCAAGATAGTTGCGGTGAAGCTCCTGAAAGGATCAAAAGGCAATGGAGAAGATTTTCTGAATGAAGTTATGAGTATCGGCCGGACTTCTCATGTTAACATCGTCGGCCTACTCGGTTTTTGTTTGGAGGGGTCTCATCGAGCGCTTGTCTACGAGTACATGTCCAATGGTTCCTTGCAGAAGCACATTCACTCGGAGACCTCCAAACGTGCCATCGGATGGGAGACGTTCCAAAAGATCGCGATCGGTATCGCACGAGGGTTGGAGTATCTACACCAGGGTTGCAACACTCAGATCATCCATTTCGATATCAAGCCTAACAACATCCTTCTAGACCATGAGTACTGTCCCAAGATTGCAGATTTTGGACTGGCAAAGCTGTGCCACCTCAAGGACAGCGTCCTTTCAATGGCTGAAATGAGAGGGACAGTCGGTTTCATCGCACCGGAAGTGTTCTCCAGAGGTTTTGGAGTTGTATCGACAAAGTCAGATGTTTATAGCTACGGGATGATGCTCCTGGAAATGGTCCAGGAGAAGAAAATATTGAAAGGAAATGCAGACAACTCTAGTGAAACATATTTTCCACATTGGGTTTATGATCGTTTGGCGAGGGATCTCCATGGTTTTGAAGTCACACATGGAACTGAAGAAGTTGTAAGAAAGATGAGCATGGTTGGATTGTGGTGCATACAAATGACACCTGAAAGCCGCCCGTCCATGAGCAGAGTGATAGAGATGTTGGAGAGGAACATCGCTGAACTGGAAATGCCGCCTAGGCCGTTCTTCTGCTCTTCCGAGTACTCGACAAATGCTTCGTCTTATGCATCTGTCCAAGTCATGATGCCTTCAACATGA